From a single Halogeometricum sp. S3BR5-2 genomic region:
- a CDS encoding ribonucleoside-diphosphate reductase subunit alpha produces the protein MARTQTTQATDAQPRAILERARTDYEDVLTDETTDRLLEEAERNLYDGASADEVYEALEGVTTARIERDPAYKYVAADVHRQRYFRRVTGERLTGAAAESEGRVDDETEATYRETFRENLERGVEEDLLDERLLDGRFDLDELADSLALERDEKFDYIAMSTLTQRYFIETNDEDPLELPQAFWMRVAMGLAIEEDDPQERALEFYDVLSRLLFTPSTPTLFHSGTTHPQLSSCYLTTVEDDLEHIFESYKHHAQLSKWSGGLGNDWTNLRSEGALISSTGVESTGTVPFLKISNDVTAAINRSGKRRGAACAYLEAWHMDFPAFLDLRRNTGDERRRTHDMNTAAWVPDLFMERVEAEGEWTLFSPDEVPELHETYGEEFAEVYEAYEAKAENGELRQYETVDAADLWRTMLTRLFETGHPWITFKDPCNVRSPQDHVGTVHSSNLCTEITLNTSSEEHAVCNLGSVNLSNHVSGEGLDRDALSETVETAMRMLDNVVDLCFYPTDEAEYSNMRHRPIGLGVMGFHEALMATGTPMASEDAVEKSNRWQEFVSYHAILNSSRLAKEREPYETFEGSKWDRGVLPHDTVDLLEEERGREIPTDRSETMDWGRVREHISEHGMRNSNTMAVAPTATVSTINGTTPSIEPIYSNLYVKSNMSGDFTVLNEQLVEELKALDLWDEGMVDRVKFHDGSIQEIADIPEETRELHRSAFEIDPRHQLRLTAHRGQWIDQSVSHNVFFPSTDGSLLDDVYKTAWRLGMKTTYYLRTLGASQIEKSTLDMAEYGRTQRRGEDADAATDGDDGATPSDESSGTGLARVEDPTCDACQ, from the coding sequence ATGGCACGCACACAGACGACGCAGGCGACTGACGCACAGCCACGAGCGATACTCGAACGCGCGCGGACCGACTACGAGGACGTGCTCACCGACGAGACGACCGACCGACTCCTCGAAGAGGCCGAGCGAAACCTCTACGACGGCGCCTCGGCCGACGAGGTGTACGAGGCGCTCGAGGGGGTGACGACGGCGCGAATCGAACGCGACCCCGCCTACAAGTACGTCGCCGCCGACGTGCACCGGCAGCGCTACTTCCGCCGGGTGACCGGCGAGCGACTGACGGGCGCGGCGGCCGAGTCCGAGGGGCGCGTCGACGACGAGACGGAGGCGACCTACCGCGAGACGTTCCGCGAGAACCTCGAACGCGGCGTCGAGGAGGACCTACTCGACGAGCGACTCCTCGACGGTCGGTTCGACCTCGACGAGTTGGCCGATTCGCTCGCCCTCGAACGCGACGAGAAGTTCGACTACATCGCGATGTCGACGCTGACCCAGCGGTACTTCATCGAGACGAACGACGAGGACCCCCTCGAACTGCCGCAGGCGTTCTGGATGCGGGTGGCGATGGGCCTCGCCATCGAGGAGGACGACCCTCAAGAACGGGCCTTGGAGTTCTACGACGTGCTCTCCCGACTGCTCTTCACCCCCTCGACGCCGACGCTGTTCCACAGCGGGACGACCCACCCGCAGCTGTCTTCCTGCTATCTCACCACCGTCGAGGACGACTTAGAGCACATCTTCGAGTCCTACAAACACCACGCGCAACTGTCGAAGTGGAGCGGCGGCCTCGGCAACGACTGGACGAACCTCCGCTCGGAGGGCGCGCTCATCAGCAGTACGGGCGTCGAGTCGACGGGGACGGTGCCGTTCCTGAAGATAAGCAACGACGTGACCGCGGCGATAAATCGGTCGGGCAAGCGCCGCGGCGCCGCCTGCGCCTACCTCGAAGCGTGGCACATGGACTTTCCCGCCTTCTTGGACCTGCGGCGGAACACCGGCGACGAACGCCGCCGCACGCACGACATGAACACCGCGGCGTGGGTGCCGGACCTGTTCATGGAACGGGTCGAAGCGGAGGGAGAGTGGACGCTGTTCTCCCCCGACGAGGTGCCCGAACTCCACGAGACCTACGGCGAGGAGTTCGCCGAGGTGTACGAGGCGTACGAGGCGAAAGCCGAGAACGGGGAACTGCGGCAGTACGAGACGGTCGACGCCGCGGATCTCTGGCGGACGATGCTCACCCGACTGTTCGAGACGGGCCACCCGTGGATCACGTTCAAGGACCCCTGTAACGTCCGATCGCCGCAGGACCACGTCGGCACGGTTCACTCCTCGAACCTCTGCACCGAGATAACGCTCAACACGAGTTCCGAGGAGCACGCAGTCTGCAACCTCGGGAGCGTCAACCTCTCGAACCACGTTTCGGGCGAGGGACTGGACCGCGACGCCCTCTCCGAGACCGTCGAGACGGCGATGCGGATGCTCGACAACGTCGTCGACCTCTGTTTCTACCCCACGGACGAGGCCGAGTACTCCAACATGCGCCACCGTCCCATCGGTCTCGGCGTGATGGGTTTCCACGAGGCGCTGATGGCGACGGGAACGCCGATGGCCTCCGAGGACGCAGTCGAGAAGTCCAACCGCTGGCAGGAGTTCGTCTCCTACCACGCCATCCTCAACAGTTCTCGCTTGGCGAAGGAGCGAGAACCGTACGAGACGTTCGAGGGGAGCAAGTGGGACCGCGGCGTCCTTCCGCACGACACCGTCGACCTGCTGGAAGAGGAGCGCGGCCGCGAGATTCCGACCGACCGCTCGGAGACGATGGACTGGGGCCGGGTGCGCGAGCACATCTCCGAGCACGGCATGCGCAACTCGAACACGATGGCCGTCGCGCCGACGGCGACGGTGTCGACCATCAACGGGACGACGCCCTCCATCGAACCCATCTACTCGAATCTATATGTGAAGTCGAACATGAGCGGCGACTTCACCGTCCTCAACGAGCAGTTGGTCGAGGAACTGAAAGCCCTCGACCTGTGGGACGAGGGGATGGTCGACCGGGTGAAGTTCCACGACGGGTCGATTCAGGAGATAGCCGACATCCCCGAGGAGACGCGCGAACTGCACCGGAGCGCCTTCGAGATAGACCCGCGACACCAACTTCGCCTCACCGCCCACCGAGGGCAGTGGATCGACCAGTCCGTCTCGCACAACGTGTTCTTCCCGAGCACCGACGGCTCCCTGCTCGACGACGTGTACAAGACGGCGTGGCGACTCGGGATGAAGACGACGTACTACCTGCGGACGCTCGGCGCCTCGCAGATAGAGAAATCGACGCTCGACATGGCCGAGTACGGCCGGACGCAGCGACGAGGTGAGGATGCGGACGCGGCGACTGACGGCGACGACGGCGCGACACCGTCAGACGAGTCCAGCGGCACCGGTCTCGCCCGCGTCGAAGACCCGACCTGCGACGCCTGTCAGTGA
- the nrdR gene encoding transcriptional regulator NrdR encodes MDCPDCGHDRTSVVDTRTGEDGATVRRRRECQRCSFRFTTYERPEWETLQVKKRDGRIEPFDRGKLRAGVERAVEKRPVDAATVESLVEAVERELAGRGTRIVSSSLVGELASDRLRDLDSVAYIRFVSVYEAFSDPEEFLDELDRVLDDRFERSDGPDDPDATTDDSPDGTHTDDAGD; translated from the coding sequence ATGGACTGCCCCGATTGCGGTCACGACCGGACGAGCGTCGTCGACACCCGGACCGGCGAGGACGGAGCGACCGTCCGCCGCCGGCGGGAGTGTCAGCGGTGTTCGTTCCGGTTCACGACGTACGAGCGACCCGAGTGGGAGACCCTCCAAGTGAAGAAACGCGACGGACGCATCGAACCGTTCGACCGGGGGAAACTCCGCGCCGGCGTCGAACGGGCCGTCGAGAAGCGGCCCGTGGACGCGGCGACCGTCGAGTCGCTGGTCGAGGCGGTAGAGCGGGAACTGGCGGGGCGGGGGACGCGCATCGTCTCCTCCAGCCTCGTCGGCGAACTCGCCTCCGACCGCCTGCGCGACCTCGATTCGGTGGCGTACATCCGGTTCGTCTCGGTGTACGAGGCGTTCTCGGACCCCGAGGAGTTCCTCGACGAACTCGACCGGGTGCTCGACGACCGGTTCGAGCGGTCCGACGGTCCCGACGACCCCGACGCGACGACGGACGACTCACCAGATGGCACGCACACAGACGACGCAGGCGACTGA
- a CDS encoding winged helix-turn-helix domain-containing protein has product MPLAIRPPAVRGNVTDIGEDDLYEMLGNPRRRHTLRYLRERDGPVAIGELAEHIAAAENGIPVEEVTHAQRKSAYTALYQNHLKKLADSGFVQAERRWVDVELTPAAKRLDFGFDGHAGEAQHSSRYAVALSFLSIVTAAAFSFGLLSPLTAAASFGVLLVALFVVST; this is encoded by the coding sequence ATGCCACTGGCGATACGACCGCCCGCGGTGCGGGGTAATGTCACCGATATCGGGGAGGATGACCTCTACGAGATGCTCGGCAACCCACGACGGCGACACACGCTCCGATACCTGCGCGAACGCGACGGCCCCGTCGCCATCGGCGAACTCGCGGAGCACATCGCGGCGGCGGAGAACGGTATCCCGGTCGAGGAAGTGACGCACGCGCAACGGAAGAGCGCGTACACGGCGCTCTATCAGAACCACCTCAAGAAGTTAGCTGACTCCGGGTTCGTGCAGGCGGAGCGACGGTGGGTCGACGTCGAACTCACGCCGGCCGCGAAGCGCCTTGATTTCGGATTCGACGGACACGCCGGCGAGGCGCAGCACTCGAGTCGGTACGCCGTCGCGCTCTCGTTCCTCAGTATCGTAACGGCCGCCGCCTTCTCGTTCGGGCTACTGTCGCCGCTTACCGCCGCTGCCTCGTTCGGCGTTCTCCTCGTCGCGTTGTTCGTCGTCTCGACGTAG
- a CDS encoding malectin domain-containing carbohydrate-binding protein → MNEPETNRLTAVVLAVMMITSVFAGTFAFSGAVAAAPGEVLYRVNAGGGGVTGADAPEWSGDWQQYQTGNSQTYSTGDSVSLGPSVPSGTPAGVFQSEVYGDQQWTFSENIQAGQPYEVRLYFAEIYATSDEERLFDVAVEGEQVLNDYDIHADVGHDAGVMKSYTVTPSDGAIDVALTTVQDNAKISAVEIVSAGPEPNTLGGPSSVDFGSVLSGESETQTVAVTNLGGDDDASIAIDGVSVDGDDAFSAGSASQTTLAPGESAEIPVTFSPSSADSASATLSIAHSGSNDPLTVSLSGDGASAVDPDFTKSKLDGFSAGNPTAIDVGPDGRFYVSVQSGTVYVLDVERTGDDSYEVVGQFATDAIKQIPNHDDFGEYNAGENDRQITGLTVGGTAENPIVYVSSSDPSIDVGQDDDDTDTNSGTISRLTLSPGSDGVLQSSEVDHDVMVLGLPRSEENHATNGLDLSADGDTLYVAQGGNTNKGAPGDNFGHTPEFALSAAILEIDIAQIESDYQAKNLQSYDGSYPDLEFYYAIPTIQNDDGTDGDDLPFGGNDGINQAKIVEDGPVQVYSPGYRNPYDLVVTTSGQIYAADHGPNGGWGGQPADASGNIVADATSVTNHPNEDGSYSKSDELVKVDEGVYGGHAAPIRANPTGADIYDENGNLVFDITESNSPVPASMVNPVEADYIPPTSGSPDPGAPAGSANTMVDQNGDKVLFGPTGGTAEYTASNFGGAMQGDLLQVELGGSIKRIQLSADGETATNVETVFNTGSQPLGIATVGDDGPFPGVVLTANRGSGDVTIFEPVDYGTDGSGDGQQCTGADDASLDEDGDGYDNADELDAGTDPCSAASTPADFDGDGESNLNDPDDDNDGLDDTEDPFAVDPNNGLDTALPVQYDFSELGLFGESGQGWTGLMTNGQDYQELYDPTEMTVGGAAEVLTVEGVPNGDAYSDTNTQQYGFQFGVDAPDQPFTVETTVSSFPENPENYQSAGLFVGTGDQSNYVKLVAAADGGTGGVQFAKEVDDSFESQGVTSDSAVAGGSPTLRMTVDPTTDPVPNNGVEEFAVTAEYEIDGETTQVDTTAVPASWFDSSDGVAPAVGVISTSNGASAFPATWTDISVDYVNPPANAPPTADAGADVTVEEGQQVTLDGSGSSDPDGDALGYTWTQTAGSPSGLLDMSDGQQAPFIAPDVDGDAVFTFELSVSDGEDSATDTVNVTVEDTDTDGGDGTQTVAEFVAGEDGIVDNAEVQQAINWWATGAAVPGTDGATVDNAQIQQLVNVWATGASVTTPEEETTGSALVEITPDSGNIDQSTYGGDTFQVTNTGEKNITSVSFDLGTSSMPDMVFDPQGTAGDPTGEGLNIASDGGTGIITQPGTGEAFSQPHNGQNADDGYDVMTVEFDDFQSDETATFWVDNDPTSIKGATVGSQEAGPVSGLELARATVTVTYEDGTTQTTQLMGDGSVGGATAVVTGDEAPAPSVGAQGVSLDSSVLDDYHSGATVSQADQTVTVTGQPGETVTLVRVEGELALSNVPNGGYDVEDLEANNAVDVQYYTATLDSNGEATVPVTLTSSADDGDEAGYNYFVAAHGEASGDTGLASNVVVLKYDQDAGDGSDGQSGDVVFAVNAGGSEYTAVDGTVYEADTNFDGGSAFSTGSAGTPSTPEIGNTEDDPLYRTERYGDPFSYDIPVSESGTYEVTLQFAEIYQGVSSNDGDADQIGDRVFSANVEGGEVELDEYDLYADVGALNATEKTYTVEVTDGTLNIDFSASADNAKISAIKVTQTDGSSNGGSGSADFAVTANSGIDASTYGGGSLSIANTGDKQITSVTYDLSTAVLSDVVFDPEGTAGDSGSKGFSPDGGASATGLQGGSFAAPHDGQSGADGYDELTATFDDFDGGETFAFSVDIDPTSIKNAQGTGAAGSVSGLEMTGATVTVEYADGSTQTTALFGDGSDGGAEAAAKTDVAPAPALGVEGVSLDSSALDAQHGAATVSQADQTVTVSGPAGATVSLLHVEGQLELANQADGYELVDYEANTAENVDYQTVQLGTDGEATVDVSLTNTSSSGAEGGYNHFVAAVQDGDGDTGLTSNVVVLKYDESAGDDGSSGAQVLYRVNAGGDTVAAVDAGPEWVGATGAGSTYLASVGPDGGNYAAGADVTVDDTVPSSTPDAVFDTERYGEMTWEFAADAGQEVEVRLYFANSFPGTSDPGDRAFNVSVEGQQVLTQYDPVADVGHATGTMKSFTATEDGDGTVTVTFETGAAEKPEVRAIEILAEDDA, encoded by the coding sequence ATGAACGAACCAGAGACGAACCGACTCACCGCCGTCGTCTTGGCGGTGATGATGATAACGTCGGTGTTCGCCGGCACCTTCGCCTTCTCGGGCGCGGTGGCGGCGGCGCCGGGAGAGGTCCTCTACCGCGTGAACGCGGGCGGAGGGGGAGTCACCGGAGCCGACGCGCCGGAGTGGTCCGGCGATTGGCAGCAGTATCAAACGGGAAACAGCCAAACCTACAGTACGGGCGACTCCGTTTCGCTCGGACCGTCCGTTCCATCGGGGACGCCCGCGGGCGTCTTCCAGAGCGAGGTGTACGGCGACCAGCAGTGGACGTTCTCCGAGAACATCCAAGCCGGTCAACCGTACGAAGTCCGGCTGTACTTCGCCGAGATATACGCCACCAGTGACGAGGAACGGCTCTTCGACGTCGCTGTCGAGGGCGAACAGGTGCTGAACGACTACGATATCCACGCCGACGTCGGCCACGACGCGGGCGTGATGAAGTCCTACACCGTGACGCCCTCGGACGGCGCCATCGACGTCGCACTCACGACAGTCCAGGACAACGCCAAGATTTCGGCCGTCGAAATCGTCTCTGCCGGGCCCGAACCGAACACGCTCGGCGGTCCGTCGAGCGTCGACTTCGGCTCGGTTCTCAGCGGCGAGTCCGAGACACAGACGGTCGCCGTGACCAATCTCGGCGGCGACGACGACGCCAGCATCGCCATCGACGGCGTCTCCGTCGACGGCGACGACGCGTTCTCGGCGGGGTCGGCGTCTCAGACGACGCTCGCCCCCGGCGAGTCCGCGGAGATTCCGGTGACGTTCTCGCCGTCGAGCGCCGACTCCGCGAGCGCGACGCTTTCGATCGCACACAGCGGGTCGAACGACCCGCTGACGGTGTCGCTCTCGGGCGATGGAGCGAGCGCGGTCGACCCCGACTTCACGAAGAGCAAGCTCGACGGGTTCAGCGCGGGTAACCCGACGGCTATCGACGTCGGTCCCGACGGGCGCTTCTACGTCTCGGTGCAGAGCGGCACCGTCTACGTGCTCGACGTCGAACGCACGGGCGACGACAGCTACGAGGTCGTCGGGCAGTTCGCGACCGACGCGATCAAGCAGATTCCCAACCACGACGACTTCGGGGAGTACAACGCGGGCGAGAACGACCGACAGATCACCGGTCTGACCGTCGGCGGGACGGCCGAGAATCCGATCGTCTACGTCTCTTCCAGCGACCCGTCGATCGACGTGGGGCAGGACGACGACGACACGGACACGAACTCCGGTACGATCTCTCGACTGACCCTCTCGCCGGGAAGCGACGGCGTGCTCCAATCGAGCGAGGTCGACCACGACGTGATGGTGCTCGGACTGCCGCGGTCCGAGGAGAACCACGCGACCAACGGACTCGACCTTTCGGCCGACGGCGACACGCTGTACGTCGCCCAGGGCGGGAATACGAACAAGGGTGCGCCGGGCGACAACTTCGGACACACCCCCGAGTTCGCGCTCTCGGCCGCCATTCTGGAAATCGATATCGCGCAGATAGAGAGCGACTACCAGGCGAAGAATCTCCAGAGCTACGACGGAAGCTATCCCGACCTGGAGTTCTACTACGCCATCCCCACGATTCAGAACGACGACGGGACGGACGGCGACGACCTTCCCTTCGGCGGAAACGACGGGATCAACCAGGCCAAGATAGTCGAAGACGGGCCGGTCCAGGTCTACTCGCCCGGCTACCGCAACCCGTACGACCTCGTCGTTACGACGAGCGGCCAGATCTACGCCGCCGACCACGGACCGAACGGCGGTTGGGGCGGCCAACCGGCCGACGCCAGCGGGAACATCGTGGCCGACGCCACGTCGGTGACGAACCACCCGAACGAGGACGGAAGCTACTCGAAGAGCGACGAACTCGTCAAGGTCGACGAGGGCGTCTACGGCGGCCACGCCGCGCCCATCCGCGCGAACCCGACGGGCGCGGACATCTACGACGAGAACGGGAACCTGGTGTTCGACATCACGGAATCGAACTCGCCCGTTCCGGCGAGCATGGTGAACCCGGTCGAGGCGGACTACATCCCGCCGACGAGCGGGTCGCCCGACCCGGGTGCGCCCGCCGGTAGCGCGAACACGATGGTGGACCAGAACGGCGACAAGGTTCTGTTCGGTCCCACCGGCGGCACGGCCGAGTACACCGCCTCGAACTTCGGCGGCGCGATGCAGGGCGACCTCCTGCAGGTCGAACTCGGTGGCTCGATCAAGCGCATCCAGCTTAGCGCCGACGGCGAGACGGCGACGAACGTCGAAACGGTGTTCAACACCGGCTCGCAGCCGCTCGGTATCGCGACTGTCGGCGACGACGGCCCGTTCCCGGGCGTCGTGCTGACGGCGAACCGCGGGAGCGGCGACGTGACGATCTTCGAGCCGGTCGACTACGGCACCGACGGTAGCGGCGACGGGCAGCAGTGCACCGGCGCCGACGACGCCTCACTCGACGAGGACGGCGACGGCTACGACAACGCCGACGAACTCGACGCGGGCACCGACCCGTGTTCCGCGGCGTCCACGCCCGCCGACTTCGACGGCGACGGCGAATCGAACCTCAACGACCCGGACGACGATAATGACGGCCTCGACGACACCGAGGACCCGTTCGCCGTCGACCCGAACAACGGTCTCGACACGGCGCTCCCCGTCCAGTACGACTTCTCCGAACTCGGTCTGTTCGGCGAGAGCGGTCAGGGCTGGACCGGGCTCATGACGAACGGGCAGGACTACCAGGAGCTGTACGACCCGACGGAGATGACCGTCGGCGGCGCCGCGGAGGTGCTGACGGTCGAAGGAGTTCCGAACGGCGACGCCTACTCGGACACCAACACGCAGCAGTACGGCTTCCAGTTCGGCGTCGACGCGCCGGACCAGCCGTTCACCGTCGAGACGACGGTGAGCAGCTTCCCGGAGAACCCGGAGAACTACCAGTCCGCCGGCCTGTTCGTCGGCACCGGAGACCAGTCGAACTACGTGAAGCTGGTCGCCGCGGCCGACGGCGGCACCGGCGGCGTCCAGTTCGCGAAAGAGGTCGACGACTCCTTCGAGAGCCAGGGCGTCACCAGCGACAGTGCCGTCGCGGGCGGCTCTCCGACGCTTCGGATGACCGTCGACCCGACGACCGATCCGGTGCCGAACAACGGCGTCGAAGAATTCGCGGTCACGGCCGAGTACGAGATCGACGGCGAGACGACTCAGGTCGACACCACGGCGGTGCCGGCGAGCTGGTTCGACTCGTCCGACGGTGTCGCGCCGGCGGTGGGCGTTATCTCGACGTCCAACGGTGCGAGCGCGTTCCCGGCGACGTGGACCGACATCTCGGTCGACTACGTGAACCCGCCCGCGAACGCCCCGCCGACGGCCGACGCCGGCGCGGACGTCACCGTCGAGGAGGGCCAGCAGGTCACCCTCGACGGGTCCGGTTCGTCCGACCCGGACGGCGACGCGCTGGGCTACACGTGGACGCAGACGGCAGGGAGCCCGTCCGGACTGCTCGACATGAGCGACGGTCAGCAGGCGCCGTTCATCGCCCCCGACGTGGACGGCGACGCGGTGTTCACCTTCGAGTTGAGCGTCTCGGACGGCGAGGACTCGGCGACCGACACCGTGAACGTCACCGTCGAGGACACCGACACCGACGGCGGAGACGGCACGCAGACCGTCGCTGAGTTCGTCGCCGGCGAGGACGGTATCGTCGATAACGCGGAGGTTCAGCAGGCTATCAACTGGTGGGCCACCGGCGCGGCGGTGCCCGGAACCGACGGCGCGACGGTCGACAACGCGCAGATACAGCAACTCGTCAACGTGTGGGCGACCGGCGCCTCCGTGACGACACCCGAAGAGGAGACCACCGGTTCGGCGCTGGTCGAAATCACGCCCGACAGCGGCAACATCGACCAATCGACTTACGGCGGCGACACGTTCCAGGTGACGAACACCGGCGAGAAGAACATCACGTCGGTGAGCTTCGACCTCGGCACGTCGTCGATGCCGGACATGGTGTTCGACCCGCAGGGTACCGCAGGTGACCCGACGGGCGAAGGCCTCAACATCGCCAGCGACGGCGGAACGGGAATCATCACCCAACCCGGCACCGGCGAGGCGTTCTCTCAGCCCCACAACGGCCAGAACGCCGACGACGGCTACGACGTGATGACCGTCGAGTTCGACGACTTCCAGTCGGACGAGACGGCGACGTTCTGGGTCGACAACGACCCGACCAGCATCAAGGGCGCCACGGTCGGCTCTCAGGAGGCCGGTCCGGTCTCAGGTCTGGAACTCGCTCGTGCGACGGTCACTGTCACGTACGAGGACGGCACGACCCAGACCACTCAGCTGATGGGTGACGGCAGCGTCGGCGGCGCGACCGCCGTCGTGACCGGAGACGAAGCCCCCGCGCCCTCGGTCGGCGCGCAGGGCGTCTCGCTCGATTCGAGCGTTCTCGACGACTACCACAGCGGTGCGACCGTCTCGCAGGCGGACCAGACCGTCACGGTCACCGGCCAGCCCGGCGAGACCGTCACGCTCGTTCGCGTCGAGGGCGAACTCGCGCTGAGCAACGTTCCGAACGGCGGCTACGACGTCGAAGACCTGGAAGCGAACAACGCGGTCGACGTTCAGTACTACACCGCTACCCTCGACTCGAACGGCGAGGCGACGGTGCCGGTCACGCTGACTAGCTCGGCCGACGACGGCGACGAGGCCGGTTACAACTACTTCGTCGCCGCGCACGGTGAGGCCTCGGGCGACACGGGCCTCGCCTCGAACGTCGTCGTACTGAAGTACGACCAAGACGCGGGCGACGGTTCCGACGGTCAGTCCGGCGACGTCGTCTTCGCCGTGAACGCCGGCGGCTCGGAGTACACCGCGGTCGACGGCACGGTCTACGAGGCCGACACGAACTTCGACGGCGGCAGCGCGTTCAGCACCGGCAGCGCCGGAACGCCCTCGACCCCGGAGATCGGGAACACCGAGGACGACCCGCTCTACCGGACCGAACGGTACGGCGACCCGTTCAGCTACGACATCCCCGTCTCGGAGAGCGGAACCTACGAGGTCACGCTCCAGTTCGCCGAGATCTACCAGGGCGTCTCCTCGAACGACGGAGACGCCGACCAGATCGGCGACCGCGTGTTCAGTGCGAACGTCGAAGGCGGCGAGGTCGAACTCGATGAGTACGACCTCTACGCCGACGTCGGCGCGCTGAACGCCACGGAGAAGACCTACACGGTCGAGGTAACCGATGGCACGCTGAACATCGACTTCAGCGCGTCCGCGGACAACGCGAAGATCTCCGCGATCAAGGTGACTCAGACTGATGGTAGCTCGAACGGCGGCTCCGGCTCGGCCGACTTCGCCGTGACGGCGAACAGCGGTATCGACGCGAGCACCTACGGCGGCGGCTCGCTCTCGATCGCGAACACCGGCGACAAGCAGATCACGTCGGTCACCTACGACCTGAGCACCGCCGTGCTCTCGGACGTCGTCTTCGACCCCGAGGGTACCGCCGGTGACTCCGGCTCGAAGGGCTTCTCGCCCGACGGCGGCGCGAGCGCGACCGGCCTGCAGGGCGGGTCGTTCGCCGCGCCGCACGACGGACAGAGCGGCGCCGACGGCTACGACGAACTGACGGCGACGTTCGACGACTTCGACGGCGGCGAGACGTTCGCCTTCTCCGTCGACATCGACCCGACCAGCATCAAGAACGCGCAGGGCACCGGTGCCGCCGGCTCCGTCTCCGGACTGGAGATGACCGGCGCGACCGTCACGGTCGAGTACGCCGACGGCAGCACGCAGACGACGGCGCTGTTCGGCGACGGGAGCGACGGCGGCGCGGAAGCCGCCGCGAAGACCGACGTCGCCCCCGCGCCGGCGCTCGGCGTCGAGGGCGTCTCGCTCGATTCGAGTGCGCTCGACGCACAGCACGGCGCGGCGACCGTCTCGCAGGCGGACCAGACCGTCACGGTCTCCGGTCCCGCCGGCGCGACGGTCTCCCTGCTCCACGTCGAGGGACAACTCGAACTCGCTAACCAGGCCGACGGCTACGAACTCGTCGACTACGAGGCCAACACGGCCGAGAACGTCGACTATCAGACCGTCCAGCTCGGCACCGACGGCGAGGCGACGGTTGACGTCTCCCTCACCAACACGTCGAGCTCCGGCGCCGAGGGCGGCTACAACCACTTCGTCGCCGCCGTGCAGGACGGCGACGGCGACACCGGCCTCACCTCGAACGTCGTCGTGCTGAAGTACGACGAGAGCGCGGGTGACGACGGTTCGTCCGGCGCGCAGGTCCTCTACCGCGTGAACGCGGGCGGAGACACGGTCGCTGCCGTCGACGCCGGTCCCGAGTGGGTCGGCGCGACCGGCGCCGGTTCGACGTACCTCGCCTCGGTCGGGCCCGACGGCGGCAACTACGCCGCCGGGGCGGACGTTACGGTCGACGACACGGTTCCGTCGTCCACCCCCGACGCCGTGTTCGACACCGAGCGCTACGGGGAGATGACGTGGGAGTTCGCGGCGGACGCGGGGCAAGAGGTCGAGGTGCGTCTGTACTTCGCCAACTCGTTCCCCGGCACGAGCGACCCTGGCGACCGCGCGTTCAACGTCTCCGTCGAGGGCCAACAGGTCCTCACGCAGTACGATCCGGTGGCCGACGTGGGCCACGCGACGGGGACGATGAAGAGTTTCACCGCGACCGAGGACGGCGACGGCACGGTCACCGTCACCTTCGAGACGGGCGCGGCGGAGAAACCCGAGGTTCGAGCCATCGAGATTCTCGCGGAGGACGACGCGTAG